A stretch of Arthrobacter sp. NEB 688 DNA encodes these proteins:
- a CDS encoding NAD(P)H-binding protein has translation MTTTITVLGGTGFAGRHIVDEAASRGHRVVVVSRSATAPEGGGLDGAEYRAVDVADPAALEEVLADASVVVSALSPRGGLDGQLGAVDRAVADHVAQAGGELYVVGGFSSLRRTAGGPRVIEEGMGPVDGIPPEQVAALVREATQMNDVLQDLLARTDDLRWSFLSPGMEFGAHVPGERTGSYRVTDDGFVLTDEDGRTAIGGADFAAALLDEIEADSPRRGHLAVAY, from the coding sequence ATGACCACCACCATCACCGTCCTCGGCGGGACCGGCTTCGCCGGACGCCACATCGTCGACGAGGCCGCGTCCCGCGGCCACCGCGTCGTCGTCGTCAGCCGCAGCGCCACGGCCCCCGAGGGGGGTGGCCTCGACGGCGCCGAGTACCGCGCCGTCGACGTCGCCGATCCGGCAGCCCTCGAGGAGGTCCTCGCCGATGCCTCGGTCGTCGTGTCGGCGCTCTCGCCGAGGGGCGGTCTGGACGGGCAGCTCGGTGCGGTCGACCGCGCCGTCGCGGACCACGTCGCGCAGGCCGGTGGCGAGCTCTACGTCGTCGGCGGGTTCAGCTCCCTGCGGCGCACCGCCGGCGGTCCCCGCGTCATCGAGGAGGGCATGGGTCCGGTCGACGGCATCCCGCCGGAGCAGGTCGCTGCCCTCGTCCGCGAGGCCACGCAGATGAACGACGTGCTCCAGGACCTCCTGGCCCGCACCGACGACCTGCGCTGGTCCTTCCTCTCCCCGGGCATGGAGTTCGGCGCGCACGTGCCGGGCGAGCGCACCGGCAGCTACCGCGTCACCGACGACGGCTTCGTCCTCACCGACGAGGACGGGCGGACGGCGATCGGGGGCGCCGACTTCGCGGCCGCGCTCCTCGACGAGATCGAGGCCGACTCGCCCCGGCGCGGGCACCTCGCCGTCGCCTACTGA
- a CDS encoding TetR/AcrR family transcriptional regulator, with amino-acid sequence MPRAPRRDAARNAERLREAAVRVFRASGTNAPLEEVAAAAGLSIGTLYNHFPGRDQLLAAILPAAADEQLRRIAAAVGEGTATDRLARYLTEVLAVQASDRLLSDALADPERLPPEAASSCEDVLTLGEGLLDEARAEDPSLLLDRETLRALVVTNALAQRAGTPPGWERLVHALATAHAAHG; translated from the coding sequence ATGCCCCGCGCCCCCCGCCGCGACGCCGCGCGCAACGCGGAGCGCCTGCGCGAGGCGGCGGTCCGGGTCTTCCGGGCCTCCGGCACGAACGCGCCGCTCGAGGAGGTCGCGGCCGCCGCCGGGCTGAGCATCGGCACGCTCTACAACCACTTCCCGGGCCGCGACCAGCTGCTCGCGGCGATCCTCCCGGCGGCCGCCGACGAACAGCTCCGCCGGATCGCGGCTGCGGTCGGCGAGGGGACGGCGACCGACCGGCTGGCGCGCTACCTCACCGAGGTGCTGGCGGTGCAGGCCTCCGACCGACTGCTCTCCGATGCGCTCGCCGACCCCGAGCGACTACCGCCCGAGGCCGCCTCGTCCTGCGAGGACGTCCTGACACTCGGGGAGGGCCTCCTCGACGAGGCGCGCGCCGAGGACCCGAGCCTGCTCCTCGACCGCGAGACGCTCCGGGCGCTCGTCGTCACCAACGCGCTGGCGCAGAGGGCCGGCACCCCGCCCGGGTGGGAGCGGCTCGTGCACGCGCTCGCCACCGCCCACGCCGCCCACGGCTGA
- a CDS encoding MarR family transcriptional regulator, with translation METRWLDEREERAWRGFHALRSGLTAHLGRELARASDLTEADYAVLVALSEAPEGAVRFRDLGCALGWERSRLSRQVARMEGRGTVERRACAGDARGFDVHLTAEGERAIEAAAPAHLAAVRHCFVDLLTPEQLDTLAEVAEVVTRHLADEHGPRSGEADDA, from the coding sequence ATGGAGACGCGATGGCTCGACGAGCGGGAGGAGCGGGCCTGGCGCGGGTTCCATGCGCTGCGGTCCGGTCTCACGGCGCACCTCGGGCGTGAGCTGGCCCGGGCCTCGGACCTCACCGAGGCCGACTACGCCGTCCTCGTCGCGCTCTCGGAGGCGCCGGAGGGGGCGGTCCGGTTCCGCGACCTCGGGTGTGCGCTCGGGTGGGAGCGGAGCCGGCTCTCGCGCCAGGTGGCTCGGATGGAGGGGCGCGGGACGGTCGAGCGGCGGGCCTGCGCCGGGGACGCCCGCGGCTTCGACGTCCACCTGACGGCCGAGGGCGAGCGGGCCATCGAGGCCGCCGCGCCCGCTCACCTGGCTGCGGTGCGGCACTGCTTCGTCGACCTCCTCACCCCTGAGCAGCTCGACACCCTCGCCGAGGTGGCCGAGGTCGTCACCCGGCACCTCGCCGACGAGCACGGGCCGCGGTCCGGCGAGGCCGACGACGCCTGA
- a CDS encoding pirin family protein, translated as MSTNAELVGPHPRSAGAPAGMVGTQLVSGGRMADGRPSGPLFYWSDTHFTRDFEFGLHPHQGFEIMSVVLEGTTRHYDTATQEWAGLATGDLEVMATGSGISHVEQAAAGTRVFSIWFDPDLTTALTEPPRYTLAAGAAAVTGGADPAPTIADLVGGRAPVDPRTGGLAVQRLTVPGGRRGEIALGAGRRGVAYVLGGHGSVNDLEVHGGDVLDTGTDEVVTVGGREATDVFVVSFPASTPYTPLRSQ; from the coding sequence ATGTCAACTAACGCCGAACTCGTCGGCCCGCACCCCCGGTCGGCCGGAGCCCCCGCCGGGATGGTGGGCACCCAGCTCGTGAGCGGAGGCCGGATGGCCGACGGGCGGCCGAGCGGCCCGCTCTTCTACTGGTCGGACACCCACTTCACCCGGGACTTCGAGTTCGGGCTCCACCCGCACCAGGGCTTCGAGATCATGTCGGTCGTCCTCGAGGGCACGACACGTCACTACGACACGGCCACGCAGGAGTGGGCGGGCCTGGCCACCGGAGACCTGGAGGTCATGGCGACCGGCTCGGGCATCTCGCACGTCGAGCAGGCCGCGGCCGGCACGCGGGTCTTCTCCATCTGGTTCGACCCCGACCTCACCACCGCCCTGACCGAACCTCCGCGCTACACCCTCGCGGCCGGGGCCGCCGCCGTGACCGGCGGAGCGGACCCGGCGCCCACGATCGCCGACCTCGTCGGCGGGCGCGCCCCCGTCGACCCCCGCACCGGCGGGCTCGCCGTCCAGCGGCTCACGGTGCCCGGGGGCCGTCGCGGCGAGATCGCGCTCGGCGCCGGCCGACGGGGCGTGGCGTACGTGCTCGGCGGGCACGGGTCGGTCAACGACCTCGAGGTCCACGGCGGCGACGTGCTCGACACCGGCACGGACGAGGTCGTCACGGTCGGGGGCCGCGAGGCGACCGACGTCTTCGTCGTCTCCTTCCCCGCCAGCACGCCATACACGCCCCTGCGCTCGCAGTGA
- a CDS encoding NAD(P)H-dependent oxidoreductase, protein MTSIGIVLGSTREGRRGDQVAAWVHEVGARRTDATFEVVDLRDHPLPHLGEPAAPEDAARHAEQRSRWSATIAGFDGFVLVTPEYNHSTSGVLKNALDHLQAEWHDKAVGIVSYGGVGGARAAEHLRLIAGELQMADVRQQVPLSLMTEFGADFATLTPGEYNQQALSTLLDQVVAWSTALAPLRGKASAAA, encoded by the coding sequence ATGACCAGCATCGGGATCGTCCTCGGCAGCACCCGCGAAGGACGCCGCGGCGACCAGGTCGCCGCCTGGGTCCACGAGGTCGGCGCGCGCCGCACCGACGCCACCTTCGAGGTCGTCGACCTGCGCGACCACCCGCTCCCCCACCTCGGGGAGCCCGCCGCCCCGGAGGACGCGGCACGGCACGCCGAACAGCGCTCGCGCTGGTCCGCGACCATCGCCGGTTTCGACGGCTTCGTCCTCGTGACGCCCGAGTACAACCACAGCACCTCGGGCGTGCTCAAGAACGCGCTCGACCACCTGCAGGCCGAGTGGCACGACAAGGCCGTCGGCATCGTGTCGTACGGCGGGGTCGGGGGCGCCCGCGCGGCCGAGCACCTGCGGCTCATCGCCGGCGAGCTCCAGATGGCCGACGTCCGCCAGCAGGTCCCGCTCTCGCTCATGACCGAGTTCGGCGCCGACTTCGCGACCCTCACGCCGGGCGAGTACAACCAGCAGGCGCTCAGCACGCTCCTCGACCAGGTGGTCGCGTGGAGCACCGCGCTGGCCCCTCTGCGCGGGAAGGCCTCTGCTGCAGCCTGA
- a CDS encoding GntR family transcriptional regulator — protein sequence MALTIVNRTLREQVLDQLRAAILDGTFAPGHKLAEVDLAAEFGVSRGTVREALRALQNSGLVEGAGRLSLRVRRLGAREIAELYEVRAALEGQAVVAVLAAPDAAELVADLERRLPEAGAGASAAERFELDLGWHEALCRASGNATLVAMWSSIKDLMRITVLAAPEEAAAGLMARSHHQPIVDALKGGDPDVARRVLSAHMAAAATGLREQADDGARQEA from the coding sequence ATGGCGCTGACGATCGTCAACCGGACGCTGCGCGAGCAGGTGCTGGACCAGCTGCGCGCGGCGATCCTCGACGGCACCTTCGCGCCCGGCCACAAGCTCGCCGAGGTCGACCTGGCCGCCGAGTTCGGCGTGAGCCGGGGCACCGTGCGCGAGGCCCTGCGGGCGCTGCAGAACAGCGGCCTCGTCGAGGGTGCGGGGCGGCTGAGCCTGCGGGTGCGCCGGCTCGGGGCGCGAGAGATCGCCGAGCTCTACGAGGTGCGGGCCGCGCTCGAGGGGCAGGCGGTCGTCGCCGTCCTCGCCGCACCGGACGCCGCGGAGCTGGTCGCCGACCTCGAGCGCCGGCTCCCGGAGGCCGGCGCCGGGGCCTCGGCGGCGGAGCGCTTCGAGCTCGACCTCGGCTGGCACGAGGCCCTGTGCCGGGCCTCGGGCAACGCGACGCTGGTCGCGATGTGGTCGAGCATCAAGGACCTCATGCGGATCACCGTGCTCGCCGCCCCTGAGGAGGCGGCGGCGGGGCTCATGGCCCGCAGTCACCACCAGCCGATCGTCGACGCGCTCAAGGGAGGCGACCCCGACGTCGCCCGCCGCGTGCTCTCCGCCCACATGGCCGCGGCCGCCACCGGCCTGCGGGAGCAGGCCGACGACGGCGCGCGGCAAGAGGCCTGA
- a CDS encoding MFS transporter, whose protein sequence is MTTTPDTRLALRGPVHGTGSERRVAFGSTAGAVIEAYDFIGFGTAAALYFGTVFFPNEDPLLGTLASFATLGVGFVARPLGGIIGGHLGDRIGRKPVLVASLIVMGLATVLIGCLPTHAQVGVLAPALLVAIRIVQGLAYGAEWGGAILMTYEHAPWTQRGKFTGFVQSGFPVGLLLANLAFLASVNLPGDWKWRVPFLLSAVLVIVGLIIRSKVPESPVFEEVKESGDLVRNPVKQVIVEDWRNILRGIGLRVAETAGYAIAITYMISYLHSTELATSGETILALCIASAIGIGATAGWAALTDRIGRRPLYVWVTVFNCAWAIPMFLLVNTGLFAVVVVTIVVSYCISQNALAGAQGAWFPELFKANTRSSGASLAYQVSAMVSGVTPFLTTLLYIRFGWVGPALLFLAYSAIGLAATLVTRETWGPAERAEAARVTAATPREAGGATVAPAVVAEVSGR, encoded by the coding sequence ATGACCACGACTCCGGACACCCGGCTCGCCCTGCGCGGCCCGGTCCACGGCACGGGCAGCGAACGGAGGGTGGCGTTCGGGTCCACCGCCGGCGCGGTCATCGAGGCCTACGACTTCATCGGCTTCGGCACGGCTGCGGCCCTCTACTTCGGGACGGTGTTCTTCCCGAACGAGGACCCGCTGCTCGGCACCCTTGCCTCCTTCGCGACGCTCGGCGTCGGGTTCGTCGCCCGCCCCCTCGGCGGCATCATCGGTGGCCACCTCGGCGACCGCATCGGGCGCAAACCGGTGCTCGTCGCCTCGCTCATCGTCATGGGCCTGGCCACCGTGCTCATCGGCTGCCTGCCGACGCACGCCCAGGTCGGCGTGCTCGCGCCGGCCCTCCTCGTCGCCATCCGCATCGTCCAGGGCCTGGCCTACGGGGCCGAGTGGGGCGGCGCGATCCTCATGACCTACGAGCACGCCCCCTGGACCCAGCGCGGCAAGTTCACCGGCTTCGTCCAGTCCGGCTTCCCCGTCGGCCTGCTGCTCGCCAACCTCGCCTTCCTCGCGTCGGTCAACCTCCCCGGCGACTGGAAGTGGCGAGTTCCCTTCCTGCTCAGCGCGGTCCTCGTCATCGTCGGGCTCATCATCCGCTCGAAGGTGCCCGAGTCCCCCGTCTTCGAGGAGGTCAAGGAGTCCGGCGACCTCGTCCGCAACCCCGTCAAGCAGGTCATCGTCGAGGACTGGCGCAACATCCTGCGCGGCATCGGCCTGCGCGTCGCCGAGACCGCCGGCTACGCCATCGCGATCACCTACATGATCAGCTACCTGCACAGCACCGAGCTCGCGACCTCCGGCGAGACCATCCTCGCCCTGTGCATCGCCTCCGCCATCGGCATCGGCGCCACGGCCGGCTGGGCCGCGCTCACCGACCGCATCGGCCGCCGGCCGCTCTACGTGTGGGTGACGGTCTTCAACTGCGCGTGGGCGATCCCGATGTTCCTGCTCGTCAACACCGGCCTCTTCGCCGTCGTCGTCGTGACGATCGTCGTCAGCTACTGCATCAGCCAGAACGCGCTCGCCGGGGCGCAGGGCGCCTGGTTCCCCGAGCTCTTCAAGGCCAACACCCGCTCCTCGGGGGCCTCCCTCGCCTACCAGGTGTCCGCGATGGTCTCGGGGGTCACGCCCTTCCTCACCACGCTGCTCTACATCCGGTTCGGGTGGGTCGGACCCGCCCTCCTCTTCCTCGCCTACTCGGCGATCGGCCTGGCCGCGACCCTCGTGACCCGCGAGACGTGGGGTCCGGCCGAGCGCGCCGAGGCCGCCCGCGTCACCGCCGCCACCCCCCGGGAGGCGGGCGGCGCCACGGTCGCCCCCGCCGTCGTCGCGGAGGTGAGCGGCCGATGA
- a CDS encoding transketolase: MTTTTTTAASAVDAQRLEHVRQVAHDIRMGVLEQGEAQGEGYVGQALGIADVLAGLYGDTLRLRPEDPEWEERDLFLLSIGHYALALYSALAAARVIPREELLTYAADGSRLPMSGMKTYTPGMEISGGSLGHGLGQAVGMALGLRLRGQHERRVVNLLSDGELNEGSTWEAAMSAAHWRLGNLVALVDLNGLQADGRTEDVLRLEPQEDRWASFDWRVLRIDGNDLHQVLGALDAATAVAAPEGTPTVILCDTRLAHGVPVLEAKDKLHFLRVAPEEWPVAKDQLTARHEGEQR, from the coding sequence ATGACCACCACGACCACGACCGCCGCGAGCGCCGTCGACGCACAGCGCCTCGAGCACGTGCGCCAGGTCGCCCACGACATCCGGATGGGGGTGCTCGAGCAGGGCGAGGCGCAGGGCGAGGGCTACGTCGGCCAGGCCCTGGGTATCGCCGACGTCCTCGCCGGCCTCTACGGCGACACCCTGCGACTGCGCCCGGAGGACCCGGAGTGGGAGGAGCGCGACCTGTTCCTCCTCTCCATCGGCCACTACGCGCTGGCGCTCTACTCGGCGCTCGCCGCCGCCCGGGTCATCCCGCGCGAGGAGCTGCTCACCTACGCGGCCGACGGGTCGCGGCTGCCGATGTCCGGGATGAAGACCTACACGCCGGGGATGGAGATCTCCGGCGGGTCGCTCGGGCACGGCCTCGGCCAGGCCGTCGGCATGGCGCTCGGGCTGCGCCTGCGCGGGCAGCACGAGCGGCGGGTCGTCAACCTGCTCTCCGACGGCGAGCTCAACGAGGGCTCGACGTGGGAGGCCGCGATGTCGGCCGCGCACTGGCGGCTCGGCAACCTCGTCGCCCTCGTCGACCTCAACGGCCTCCAGGCCGACGGTCGGACCGAGGACGTCCTGCGGCTGGAGCCGCAGGAGGACCGCTGGGCCTCCTTCGACTGGCGGGTCCTGCGCATCGACGGCAACGACCTGCACCAGGTGCTCGGGGCCCTCGACGCCGCCACCGCCGTCGCGGCGCCGGAGGGGACGCCGACCGTCATCCTCTGCGACACCCGGCTCGCGCACGGCGTCCCCGTGCTCGAGGCCAAGGACAAGCTCCACTTCCTGCGCGTCGCCCCCGAGGAGTGGCCCGTCGCCAAGGACCAGCTGACCGCACGACACGAGGGAGAGCAGCGATGA
- a CDS encoding transketolase C-terminal domain-containing protein — protein MSTTTVQRSAAMIASIADPGVPTTPAPFGHTLAALADEDPRLVGLTADLAKYTDMHVFAQAHPDRYFEMGMAEQLLVGAAAGMAAVGLVPFASTYSVFATRRAYDFLCLDAAEPGLNVNIVAALPGLTTGYGPSHQATEDVAILRGMPDLTIFDPADAVDVEALVPAAVALPGPTYTRLLRGQVPRILDRYDYTFEVGKAKVVRPGDDAVMVSSGLMTMRALLAAEELASRHGIEMSVVHCATIKPFDEETVVREVTSGRPAFTAENHSVVGGLFEATAGALVRRGAAAKVRPIGLPDAFLDAGALPTLHDRYGLSTTSVVARVLDELR, from the coding sequence ATGAGCACCACCACCGTCCAGCGGTCCGCGGCGATGATCGCCTCGATCGCCGACCCCGGCGTCCCGACGACCCCGGCCCCCTTCGGGCACACCCTCGCCGCGCTCGCGGACGAGGACCCGCGCCTCGTCGGGCTGACCGCCGACCTCGCGAAGTACACCGACATGCACGTCTTCGCCCAGGCCCACCCGGACCGGTACTTCGAGATGGGGATGGCCGAGCAGCTCCTCGTCGGCGCCGCCGCCGGGATGGCCGCCGTCGGCCTCGTGCCCTTCGCGAGCACCTACTCGGTCTTCGCCACCCGGCGGGCCTACGACTTCCTCTGCCTCGACGCCGCGGAGCCCGGCCTCAACGTCAACATCGTCGCGGCGCTGCCCGGCCTGACGACCGGGTACGGCCCCTCGCACCAGGCCACCGAGGACGTCGCCATCCTCCGCGGGATGCCGGACCTGACGATCTTCGACCCGGCCGACGCGGTCGACGTCGAGGCGCTGGTCCCGGCCGCCGTCGCGCTCCCGGGCCCGACCTACACGCGGCTGCTGCGCGGCCAGGTGCCGCGCATCCTCGACCGCTACGACTACACCTTCGAGGTCGGCAAGGCCAAGGTGGTGCGTCCCGGTGACGACGCCGTCATGGTCTCCTCGGGCCTGATGACGATGCGGGCGCTCCTCGCGGCCGAGGAGCTCGCGAGCCGCCACGGCATCGAGATGTCGGTCGTCCACTGCGCGACGATCAAGCCCTTCGACGAGGAGACGGTCGTCCGCGAGGTCACCTCCGGCCGGCCGGCCTTCACCGCCGAGAACCACAGCGTCGTCGGCGGCCTCTTCGAGGCGACGGCCGGCGCGCTCGTCCGCCGCGGCGCCGCGGCGAAGGTCCGGCCGATCGGCCTGCCCGACGCGTTCCTCGACGCCGGCGCGCTGCCCACCCTCCACGACCGCTACGGCCTGTCGACGACCTCCGTCGTCGCGCGGGTCCTCGACGAGCTCCGCTGA
- a CDS encoding SDR family NAD(P)-dependent oxidoreductase, giving the protein MNPTHPTARTAVVTGAASVRGIGFHTAARFVREGWAVVLLDVDEAGLARAAEALRETDASARVETHALDVTDPSAVRAVADAVASGPLPPVGALCNIAGIPSPASFLEVSLEEWDRVLAVNLTGPFLLSQAFAPQMVEAGYGRVVNMSSVTAQHGGGVFSKTAYAAAKAGVLGLTRGMARELAEHGITVNAVAPGVVDTDIRTGSDEETERALAAAVPLRRQARPQEVAALCVWLASEDAGYITGTTQSINGGTYVA; this is encoded by the coding sequence ATGAACCCCACCCACCCGACCGCGCGCACCGCGGTCGTCACCGGCGCCGCCTCCGTGCGGGGCATCGGCTTCCACACCGCCGCCCGCTTCGTCCGCGAGGGCTGGGCCGTCGTCCTGCTCGACGTCGACGAGGCCGGCCTGGCCCGGGCCGCCGAGGCCCTGCGGGAGACCGACGCGTCGGCGCGCGTCGAGACCCACGCGCTCGACGTCACCGACCCGTCCGCCGTCCGGGCCGTCGCCGACGCCGTCGCCTCCGGCCCGCTCCCCCCGGTCGGCGCCCTGTGCAACATCGCCGGCATCCCCAGCCCCGCGTCCTTCCTCGAGGTGAGCCTCGAGGAGTGGGACCGGGTGCTCGCGGTCAACCTCACCGGCCCGTTCCTCCTCTCCCAGGCCTTCGCCCCGCAGATGGTCGAGGCGGGCTACGGCCGGGTCGTCAACATGTCGTCGGTCACCGCGCAGCACGGCGGCGGGGTCTTCTCCAAGACCGCCTACGCGGCCGCCAAGGCCGGGGTGCTCGGCCTGACCCGTGGCATGGCCCGCGAGCTCGCGGAGCACGGCATCACCGTCAACGCGGTCGCCCCGGGGGTCGTCGACACCGACATCCGCACCGGCAGCGACGAGGAGACCGAGCGCGCGCTCGCCGCCGCCGTGCCGCTGCGTCGGCAGGCCCGGCCGCAGGAGGTGGCCGCCCTCTGCGTCTGGCTCGCCAGCGAGGACGCCGGCTACATCACCGGGACGACGCAGAGCATCAACGGCGGCACCTACGTCGCCTGA
- a CDS encoding phosphoenolpyruvate carboxykinase (GTP) has translation MTTTTSTLPRTTHPDLQSWVDEVAALTQPDEVVWCDGSREEWDRLTTRLVDAGTFVRLDERRKPDSFLCQSDPTDVARVEDRTFIASEREEDAGPTNNWVAPAELKATMTELYRGSMRGRTMYVIPFVMGHLEATVPMFGVEITDSAYVVTNMRIMARIGTPVLRAMEERRASFVKGLHSVGAPLAPGQEDVPWPCSTTKYIAHFPETREIWSYGSGYGGNALLGKKCYALRIASAMARDEGWMAEHMLILKLTSPEGRVHYVAGAFPSQCGKTNLAMIEPTLPGWSAEMVGDDIAWMRFGPDGRLYAVNPEFGLFGVAPGTGMHTNPQAVRTIEKGHSIFTNVALTDDGDVWWEGLTEAPPSHLTDWKGNDWTPESGVPSSHANSRFTTPAQQTPMMAAEYDNPDGVPIDAILFGGRRKTTVPLVYESRDWTHGVFVGATLSSETTAAATGAVGVVRRDPMAMLPFIGYHVGDYMQHWLDIGAQADPAKLPKIFQVNWFRRDEEDGSFLWPGYGDNARVLKWVVERLDGTADAVPTPVGLVPAPGAIDTTGMDPAAAAKVDRALRVDPEDWKAELPLIREWFATIGDRLPAALTDELAALEERVEQA, from the coding sequence ATGACCACCACGACCAGCACCCTCCCCCGGACCACCCATCCCGACCTGCAGTCCTGGGTCGACGAGGTGGCCGCCCTCACGCAGCCGGACGAGGTGGTGTGGTGCGACGGCTCGCGCGAGGAGTGGGACCGCCTGACCACGCGGCTCGTCGACGCCGGCACCTTCGTCCGCCTCGACGAGCGCCGCAAGCCCGACTCCTTCCTCTGCCAGTCGGACCCGACCGACGTCGCCCGCGTCGAGGACCGCACCTTCATCGCCTCCGAGCGCGAGGAGGACGCCGGCCCGACGAACAACTGGGTCGCCCCGGCCGAGCTCAAGGCCACGATGACCGAGCTCTACCGCGGCTCGATGCGCGGCCGGACGATGTACGTCATCCCCTTCGTCATGGGCCACCTCGAGGCGACCGTGCCGATGTTCGGCGTCGAGATCACCGACTCCGCGTACGTCGTGACGAACATGCGGATCATGGCGCGCATCGGCACCCCGGTGCTGCGGGCGATGGAGGAGCGGCGGGCATCGTTCGTCAAGGGCCTGCACTCGGTCGGCGCCCCGCTCGCGCCCGGCCAGGAGGACGTGCCCTGGCCGTGCAGCACGACGAAGTACATCGCCCACTTCCCCGAGACCCGCGAGATCTGGTCCTACGGGAGCGGCTACGGCGGCAACGCCCTCCTGGGCAAGAAGTGCTACGCCCTGCGCATCGCCTCGGCGATGGCGCGCGACGAGGGCTGGATGGCCGAGCACATGCTCATCCTCAAGCTCACCTCCCCGGAGGGCCGCGTCCACTACGTCGCCGGCGCCTTCCCCAGCCAGTGCGGCAAGACCAACCTCGCGATGATCGAGCCGACCCTGCCGGGCTGGTCCGCCGAGATGGTCGGTGACGACATCGCGTGGATGCGCTTCGGCCCCGACGGCCGCCTCTACGCCGTCAACCCCGAGTTCGGGCTCTTCGGCGTCGCCCCCGGCACCGGCATGCACACCAACCCGCAGGCCGTGCGCACCATCGAGAAGGGCCACTCGATCTTCACCAACGTCGCCCTGACCGACGACGGCGACGTCTGGTGGGAGGGCCTGACCGAGGCCCCGCCCTCGCACCTCACCGACTGGAAGGGCAACGACTGGACGCCGGAGTCCGGCGTCCCGAGCAGCCACGCCAACAGCCGGTTCACGACCCCCGCGCAGCAGACCCCGATGATGGCTGCCGAGTACGACAACCCCGACGGCGTGCCGATCGACGCGATCCTCTTCGGCGGCCGCCGGAAGACGACCGTCCCCCTCGTCTACGAGTCCCGCGACTGGACGCACGGCGTCTTCGTCGGCGCGACCCTGTCGTCCGAGACGACCGCCGCCGCCACCGGCGCCGTCGGCGTCGTGCGCCGCGACCCGATGGCGATGCTCCCCTTCATCGGCTACCACGTCGGCGACTACATGCAGCACTGGCTCGACATCGGCGCCCAGGCCGACCCCGCGAAGCTCCCGAAGATCTTCCAGGTCAACTGGTTCCGCCGCGACGAGGAGGACGGCTCCTTCCTCTGGCCGGGCTACGGCGACAACGCCCGCGTCCTCAAGTGGGTCGTCGAGCGCCTCGACGGCACCGCCGACGCCGTGCCGACACCGGTCGGCCTCGTCCCGGCCCCCGGGGCGATCGACACGACGGGGATGGACCCGGCCGCCGCCGCCAAGGTCGACCGCGCCCTGCGCGTCGACCCGGAGGACTGGAAGGCCGAGCTCCCGCTCATCAGGGAGTGGTTCGCCACCATCGGCGACCGGCTGCCGGCCGCGCTCACCGACGAGCTCGCCGCCCTCGAGGAGCGGGTCGAGCAGGCCTGA
- a CDS encoding response regulator transcription factor, with protein MPTRQQPAPAPALTRLDGSAVRVLVVDDEQNLTELLSMALRYEGWEVRSAASGIQAVRAAKEFGPDAVVLDMMLPDFDGMEVLRRMRAVDPNVPVLFLTAKDAVEDRVAGLTAGGDDYVTKPFSLEEVVARLRALMRRTAIAAVDSDSVLVVGDLTLDEDSHEVTRGGVEVQLTATEFELLRYLMRNPKRVLSKAQILDRVWNYDFGGQANVVELYISYLRKKIDVGRAPMIHTMRGVGYVLKPAE; from the coding sequence ATGCCGACCCGCCAGCAGCCTGCCCCCGCGCCCGCCCTGACGCGCCTCGACGGCAGTGCCGTGCGCGTCCTCGTCGTCGACGACGAGCAGAACCTCACCGAGCTGCTGTCGATGGCGCTGCGCTACGAGGGCTGGGAGGTCCGCAGCGCCGCGAGCGGCATCCAGGCGGTGCGCGCGGCCAAGGAGTTCGGCCCGGACGCGGTCGTCCTCGACATGATGCTCCCCGACTTCGACGGGATGGAGGTCCTGCGGCGGATGCGCGCCGTCGACCCCAACGTCCCCGTCCTCTTCCTCACCGCGAAGGACGCCGTCGAGGACCGCGTCGCCGGCCTGACCGCCGGCGGCGACGACTACGTGACCAAGCCGTTCAGCCTCGAGGAGGTCGTCGCCCGGCTGCGGGCCCTCATGCGGCGCACCGCGATCGCCGCCGTCGACAGCGACTCGGTGCTCGTCGTCGGCGACCTGACCCTCGACGAGGACAGCCACGAGGTGACGCGCGGCGGGGTCGAGGTGCAGCTGACCGCCACCGAGTTCGAGCTGCTGCGCTATCTCATGCGCAACCCGAAGCGGGTGCTGTCCAAGGCGCAGATCCTCGACCGCGTGTGGAACTACGACTTCGGCGGGCAGGCCAACGTCGTCGAGCTCTACATCTCCTACCTGCGCAAGAAGATCGACGTCGGCCGCGCCCCGATGATCCACACGATGCGCGGCGTCGGGTACGTCCTCAAGCCGGCCGAGTGA